In a single window of the Streptomyces sp. NBC_00285 genome:
- a CDS encoding SpoIIE family protein phosphatase: MVGVSDGHMSAPAPTSARTRVGRPLLSLALASMMDEVHAHSGAVYLLAAGEPVLEMAVMAGLPRTFAAPWERVGLSAPIPVAQAVRERRLVWVGGEQEMAHRYPRIAVVLPYPFALAAVPVATPSTVYGAVFVTWPGSHPPELTDRERHHLTAACGRLAMRLERAVQDSRPPYAEPDLLAAAPAGGVAGTLGTVEAARMVARLPYGLCSLDLHGRVSFANAAAAELIGVPVSRLLGSQLWAAVPWLNDPVYEDRYRAALLSQHSTSFVALRPPGDWLSFRLHPSTTGLSVRVGRARAVAEMNRAGPRPGDPPARLVTISQVLSLAGALTEAVGVQDVVQLVADEIAPAVGGQALVVLGAKAGRLHVLGHRGYPDARVVERFDGLPLAEPTPGTHALNTGVPAFFDSREQLEHLYPGRNATPDGFAAWAYLPLIASGRPVGTCVLAYAEPHPFPADERAVLTSLGGLIAQALERALLYDAKHQLAHGLQAALLPHTLPRLPGIDAAARYLPATQGMDIGGDFYDLVPVNGQAAAVIGDVQGHNVTAAGLMGQLRTAVRAYTTVGQPPEEVMRSTNRLLIDLGADLFASCLYLRLDPGRGRAVMARAGHPPPLLRRPDGRVRVLDLAGGPLLGIDGSAVYPTTEVELAPGSVLVLYTDGLIESPGVDIEDALADLGQRLAEAGDRPLDDLADELVGRSGAARERIDDVALLLLRADG, translated from the coding sequence GTGGTCGGCGTGTCCGACGGGCACATGTCCGCCCCGGCGCCGACGAGCGCCCGGACGCGGGTGGGCCGTCCGCTGCTCTCCCTGGCGCTGGCGTCGATGATGGACGAGGTGCACGCCCACTCGGGCGCGGTGTATCTGCTGGCCGCCGGCGAACCGGTACTGGAGATGGCGGTGATGGCGGGCCTGCCGCGGACTTTCGCGGCGCCCTGGGAGCGGGTGGGGCTGAGCGCGCCGATCCCGGTGGCTCAGGCGGTGCGGGAGCGGCGGCTGGTGTGGGTCGGCGGCGAGCAGGAAATGGCGCACCGCTATCCGCGGATCGCCGTGGTACTGCCGTATCCGTTCGCCCTGGCCGCCGTACCGGTGGCCACCCCGTCCACGGTGTACGGCGCGGTCTTCGTGACCTGGCCCGGTTCGCATCCGCCGGAGCTGACCGACCGGGAGCGGCACCATCTGACCGCCGCCTGCGGGCGGCTCGCGATGCGGCTGGAGCGGGCGGTGCAGGACAGCCGGCCGCCGTACGCCGAGCCGGATCTGCTCGCCGCGGCGCCGGCGGGAGGCGTGGCCGGGACGCTGGGCACGGTGGAGGCGGCACGGATGGTGGCGCGGCTGCCGTACGGGCTGTGCTCGCTCGACCTGCACGGGCGGGTCTCCTTCGCCAACGCGGCGGCGGCCGAACTGATCGGGGTCCCGGTCTCCCGGCTGCTGGGCTCGCAGCTGTGGGCGGCGGTGCCGTGGCTCAACGACCCGGTCTACGAGGACCGTTACCGGGCCGCGCTGCTCAGCCAGCACAGCACGTCGTTCGTGGCGTTGCGACCGCCCGGGGACTGGCTGTCGTTCCGGCTGCACCCCAGCACGACCGGGCTGAGCGTCCGGGTCGGCCGGGCCCGGGCGGTGGCGGAGATGAACAGGGCCGGACCGCGGCCCGGGGACCCGCCGGCCCGGCTGGTCACGATCTCGCAGGTGCTGAGTCTGGCGGGGGCACTGACCGAGGCGGTCGGGGTGCAGGACGTGGTGCAGCTGGTGGCGGACGAGATCGCCCCGGCGGTGGGGGGCCAGGCGCTCGTGGTGCTCGGCGCGAAGGCAGGGCGGCTGCACGTGCTCGGGCATCGCGGCTATCCGGACGCCCGGGTCGTCGAGCGCTTCGACGGGCTGCCGCTGGCCGAACCGACGCCCGGCACGCATGCCCTGAACACCGGGGTGCCCGCCTTCTTCGACTCCCGGGAGCAGCTGGAGCACCTGTATCCGGGGCGGAACGCCACCCCCGACGGGTTCGCGGCCTGGGCCTATCTGCCGTTGATCGCCTCGGGGCGCCCGGTGGGCACGTGTGTGCTGGCCTACGCGGAACCGCACCCCTTCCCCGCGGACGAGCGGGCGGTCCTGACGAGTCTCGGCGGACTGATCGCCCAGGCCCTGGAACGGGCCTTGCTCTACGACGCCAAGCACCAGCTGGCGCACGGTCTGCAGGCCGCCCTGCTGCCGCACACCCTGCCCCGGCTGCCCGGCATCGACGCGGCGGCCCGCTATCTGCCGGCCACCCAGGGCATGGACATCGGCGGCGACTTCTACGACCTGGTGCCGGTGAACGGGCAGGCGGCCGCCGTGATCGGGGACGTGCAGGGGCACAACGTGACGGCGGCCGGCCTGATGGGGCAGCTCCGGACGGCGGTACGGGCGTACACGACCGTCGGCCAGCCGCCCGAGGAGGTCATGCGCTCGACCAACCGGCTGCTGATCGACCTCGGTGCCGACCTGTTCGCGAGTTGTCTGTATCTGAGGCTCGATCCCGGGCGGGGGCGCGCGGTGATGGCCCGGGCGGGACACCCCCCACCGTTGCTGCGGCGGCCGGACGGGCGGGTGCGGGTGCTGGACCTGGCCGGCGGCCCGCTGCTGGGGATCGACGGTTCGGCCGTCTACCCGACGACGGAGGTGGAGCTCGCTCCGGGTTCCGTCCTCGTCCTCTATACCGACGGTCTGATCGAGTCCCCCGGCGTCGACATCGAGGACGCGCTCGCCGATCTGGGACAGCGGCTCGCCGAGGCCGGTGACCGTCCGCTCGACGACCTGGCCGACGAACTCGTCGGCCGCAGTGGTGCCGCGCGGGAGCGGATCGACGACGTGGCGTTGCTGTTGCTGCGGGCCGACGGCTGA